From Alosa sapidissima isolate fAloSap1 chromosome 2, fAloSap1.pri, whole genome shotgun sequence, one genomic window encodes:
- the hdac3 gene encoding histone deacetylase 3: MSNRTAYFYDPDVGNFHYGAGHPMKPHRLSLTHSLVLHYGLYKKMMVFKPYKASQHDMCRFHSEDYIDFLQKVSPNNMQGFTKSLNTFNVGDDCPVFPGLFEFCSRYTGASLQGATQLNHKICDIAINWAGGLHHAKKFEASGFCYVNDIVISILELLKYHPRVLYIDIDIHHGDGVQEAFYLTDRVMTVSFHKYGNYFFPGTGDMYEVGAESGRYYCLNVPLRDGIDDQSYRQLFQPVIKQVVDFYQPTCIVLQCGADSLGCDRLGCFNLSIRGHGECVEFVKSFKIPVLVLGGGGYTVRNVARCWTYETSLLVDEPISDELPYSEYFEYFAPDFTLHPDVSTRIENQNSRQYLEQIRQTVFENLKMLNHAPSVQIHDVPADLLSYERTDEPDQDERASEDNYSRPEASSEFYDGDHDNDKESDVEI; this comes from the coding sequence ATGTCCAACAGAACAGCCTACTTTTACGACCCCGACGTCGGCAATTTCCATTATGGCGCGGGACATCCAATGAAACCTCATCGTCTCTCCCTGACGCACAGTCTCGTTTTGCATTATGGATTGTACAAGAAGATGATGGTGTTTAAACCATACAAAGCCTCCCAACATGACATGTGTCGTTTCCACTCGGAAGACTACATCGATTTCCTGCAAAAGGTTAGTCCGAACAATATGCAGGGCTTCACAAAGAGTCTTAACACCTTTAATGTAGGAGACGACTGTCCCGTTTTCCCCGGTCTGTTCGAGTTCTGCTCGCGGTACACGGGAGCCTCGCTCCAGGGCGCGACGCAGCTCAACCATAAGATCTGTGATATTGCCATTAACTGGGCTGGGGGCCTGCATCACGCCAAGAAGTTCGAGGCTTCGGGGTTCTGTTATGTCAACGACATCGTCATCAGCATCCTGGAGCTGCTGAAGTACCACCCGAGAGTGTTGTATATCGACATTGACATTCACCATGGCGACGGGGTGCAGGAGGCTTTCTATCTCACAGACCGAGTTATGACGGTGTCCTTCCACAAGTACGGCAATTACTTCTTTCCCGGGACGGGTGACATGTACGAGGTGGGTGCCGAAAGCGGCCGCTACTACTGCCTGAACGTGCCGCTGCGCGATGGCATTGACGACCAAAGCTACCGGCAGCTCTTCCAGCCGGTCATCAAGCAGGTGGTGGACTTCTACCAGCCCACCTGCATCGTGCTACAGTGTGGGGCTGACTCGCTGGGCTGTGACCGCCTGGGCTGCTTCAACCTCAGCATCCGCGGCCACGGCGAGTGCGTGGAGTTCGTCAAGAGCTTCAAGATTCCGGTGCTGGTGCTGGGTGGCGGTGGGTACACGGTGCGGAACGTGGCGCGCTGCTGGACCTACGAGACGTCCCTCCTGGTGGACGAGCCAATCAGCGACGAGCTGCCCTACAGCGAGTACTTCGAGTACTTTGCGCCGGACTTTACGCTGCACCCAGACGTCAGCACGCGCATCGAGAACCAGAACTCGCGCCAGTACCTGGAGCAGATCCGGCAGACGGTGTTCGAGAACCTGAAGATGCTGAACCACGCCCCCAGCGTCCAGATCCACGACGTGCCCGCCGACCTCCTGAGCTACGAGCGCACGGACGAGCCGGACCAGGACGAGCGCGCGTCCGAGGACAACTACTCTCGTCCCGAGGCCAGCAGTGAGTTTTACGACGGGGACCATGACAATGACAAGGAGAGTGATGTGGagatttaa